From a region of the Pan paniscus chromosome 19, NHGRI_mPanPan1-v2.0_pri, whole genome shotgun sequence genome:
- the LOC134729468 gene encoding eukaryotic initiation factor 4A-III-like encodes MATTATMATSGSARKRLLKEEDMTKVEFETSEEVDVTPTFDTMGLREDLLRGIYAYGFEKPSAIQQRAIKQIIKGRDVIAQSQSGTGKTATFSISVLQCLDIQLRETQALILAPTRELAVQIQKGLLALGDYMNVQCHACIGGTNVGEDIRKLDYGQHVVAGTPGRVFDMIRRRRLRTRAIKMLVLDEADEMLNKGFKEQIYDVYRYLPPATQVVLISATLPHEILEMTNKFMTDPIRILVKRDELTLEGIKQFFVAVEREEWKFDTLCDLYDTLTITQAVIFCNTKRKVDWLTEKMREANFTVSSMHGDMPQKERESIMKEFRSGASRVLISTDVWARGLDVPQVSLIINYDLPNNRELSIHRIGRSGRYGRKGVAINFVKNDDIRILRDIEQYYSTQIDEMPMNVADLI; translated from the exons ATGGCGACCACGGCCACGATGGCGACCTCGGGCTCGGCGCGAAAGCGGCTGCTCAAAGAGGAAGACATGACTAAAgtggaattcgagaccagcgaGGAGGTGGATGTGACCCCCACGTTCGACACCATGGGCCTGCGGGAGGACCTGCTGCGGGGCATCTACGCTTACG gtTTTGAAAAACCATCAGCAATCCAGCAACGAGCAATCAAGCAGATCATCAAAGGGAGAGATGTCATCGCACA GTCTCAGTCCGGCACAGGAAAAACAGCCACCTTCAGTATCTCAGTCCTCCAGTGTTTGGATATTCAG CTTCGTGAAACTCAAGCTTTGATCTTGGCTCCCACAAGAGAGTTGGCTGTGCAGATCCAGAAG GGGCTGCTTGCTCTCGGTGACTACATGAATGTCCAGTGCCATGCCTGCATTGGAGGCACCAATGTTGGCGAGGACATCAGGAAGCTGGATTATGGACAGCATGTTGTCGCGGGCACTCCAGGGCGCGTTTTTG ATATGATTCGTCGCAGAAGGCTAAGGACACGTGCTATCAAAATGTTGGTTTTGGATGAAGCTGATGAAATGTTGAATAAAG GTTTCAAAGAGCAGATTTACGATGTATACAGGTACCTGCCTCCAGCCACACAGGTGGTTCTCATCAGTGCCACGCTGCCACACGAGATTCTGGAGATGACCAACAAGTTCATGACCGACCCAATCCGCATCTTGGTGAAACG TGATGAATTGACTCTGGAAGGCATCAAGCAATTTTTCGTGGCagtggagagggaagagtggaaatTTGACACTCTGTGTGACCTCTACGACACACTGACCATCACTCAGGCGGTCATCTTCTGCAACACCAAAAGAAAG GTGGACTGGCTGACGGAGAAAATGAGGGAAGCCAACTTCACCGTATCCTCAATGCATGGAGACATGCCCCAGAAAGAGCGGGAGTCCATCATGAAGGAGTTCCGGTCGGGCGCCAG CCGAGTGcttatttctacagatgtctgggCCAGGGGGTTGGATGTCCCTCAGGTGTCCCTCATCATTAACTACGATCTCCCCAATAACAGAGAATTGTCCATACACAG AATTGGGAGATCAGGTCGATACGGCCGGAAGGGTGTGGCCATTAACTTTGTAAAGAATGACGACATCCGCATCCTCAGAGATATCGAGCAGTACTATTCCACTCAGATTGATGAGATGCCGATGAACG